Within Paenibacillus sp. RUD330, the genomic segment GCAGGTCAGATAGAGCTTGCCGCGCCAGGAGATGGATGCCGCCAGCTCGAAGGCTCCGGCATCCTTGGCCAGCGCCAGGAAGCCCTGGATCATCCAATAGGCCATCAGCGTATGGATCAGCGCCAGGCCTTGGCCGTACAGATGCATGCCGAGCGGAACCGCAGCGAAGTCCGTCAGCGTGTCCGACGGAACAACCAGATCCGGCAGCGACAGGAGAGCCAGACCAACAGCGACGGCTCTCGCTTTGGCGAAGACCTTGCCGCTCTGCGCCAGAGCTCCGAGAGCCGACGCCGCCATCAGATAACCGATGAAGTCGGGCAGCACATCGATCGTTCCGAGCCGAATGTCGATGAGGATCAAGGCAAGGCCCCAGCCGAGACGGCGCAGCGGAGTCATGAGCCTGGCGTCAATCATGGCTTCGCCTCCATTCGTACGACAGCGCGGACTTGGGCTTCGGTCAAATAGAGACTGAACTGGATCAAGTACGTATCGATCCGCTCCGTTCCGTCCGAGGCTCGCGACCTGATCGTGATCCATGGCTTGAACACGGTCGGAAGTCCGGCAGCCGGGTCCTGTTCGCCCCACCGATAGTCCACTCGCAGGGACGTGCCCTGCGGGAAGCTCTCCGGCAGCCGGATCGGATCGAGCTCGCCGGCGCCCGGCATCAACGCTTTCAGCTCGTAGGTCAGCAACGGTTTGTATTTGTCGCTGATGCTCGTCTCAACCTCCTCGACCACGACATCCCTTCTCAAGCGTCCGCTTAGAAATCCCGAGCCGTCGCTGCTTCCGCCCGAGGAGTTGAAATTCAGCGCCCCATTCCCTTCTCCCTCCCCATCCTTCACTTCGATCATGCCGATCGGCACTTTCTTCGGAAGTCCTTCATTGTAATAGACGGTCGCCTCTGTATAGATGCCGGGTTGCAGATCGCCTTCGGCATGGCCTGCGGCATGAATGAAGGTCTGATGGGAAAAGCTCTGCCACTCGGTCAAATCAAACCGGAGCGTCGGCAGCGATTCGATTTGGATGGCCGTCACTTTTTTTCCTGCGTTCTTGTTTTGCAAATAGAAGAGATCGACCATGCCGCCCTTGCTGGCGGTCACGATTTCATGATTCATGAACAGCGGCTCCTGCAGCTGGCCGCTCCGATAGTATAGGATATTGCCGACCCAGCTGCCTGCGATCAGGACCGCGATGATTCCGGCAAGCATTTTGGCTTTCACTTCGCTTTGCCACCCCCTTCAGCAGTTTAGCAGAGACGATTGGGAATGTCTTCCTTATTATGCGTTCTCATGCCGTTCCAGTTGTTCCGCTTCAGCCTTCTTAAGCCCTGCCCGACAAAAAAAGCCGGCGCCGCATGTTCGCGGAGCCGGCCTGATTGCTTCGTTTCAACCTTTGCCCTTACTTCCCGTATCCTTGCGGATCCTCGCGCCAAGCCTTCAGCGAGTCGATCTGTCCGCTCCGGACGACGCCGCGTTCGGCGGCAACGTCGATGAGCGCCGAATAGCTGCTCAGCGTCTCCAGCGGCACGGATGCCTCGGCGAAGGCATCGGATGCCTGCTTGAACTGATAGGTGAAGATGGCCAGGACGGCCAGCACTTCGGCTCCGGCTTCCCGGACCGCTTGCGCGGCCTTGAGCGAGCTGCCGCCTGTCGAGATCAGATCCTCGATGACGACGACCTTCTGTCCTGCGGCGATCCGGCCTTCGATCAGGTTCTGCTTGCCATGCCCCTTGGCCTTGTCGCGGATGTAGGACATCGGCAGGTTCAGCTTCTGCGCTGCCCAGGCCGCATGCGGGATGCCGGCCGTCGCGGTGCCCGCGATCGCATCCGCATCGGGGTAGTTGCGGCGGATGACAGCGGCGAAGCCCTCGGCGATCAGCTCGCGGATTTCCGGGTAGGACATCGTCAGGCGGTTGTCGCAGTAGATCGGCGATTTCAGCCCGGAGGTCCAGGTGAACGGCTCCTCGGGACGAAGCGCTACGGCTCCGATCTCCAGCAGCTTGGCGGCGATTTCCCGCGGAAGGCTTTCCAGTTGGATCGTGCTCATGGCTTGATCAGCTCCTCGATAATGGATTCAATGGCGGCGCGCGGATCTGCGGCCTTCGTGATCGGACGTCCGACGACCATGTAATCGGTTCCTGCCCGAAGCGCCTCGGACGGCGTCATGACGCGGCTTTGGTCGCCGATGTCGGCGCCGGACGGACGGATTCCGGGCGTCACCGTCTGGAATGTCGGCCCGCAGAAGTCCTTGACCAGCGTCACCTCGTGCGGCGAGGCGACGACTCCGTCGAGGCCCGAAGCGATGGCCAGCAGCGCATAGCGCTTGACCGCCTCCTCCATCGAGCCGAGGATGCCGATTTCGTCGTTGAGCATCTCCAGGCTTGTGCTGGTCAGCTGCGTCACGGCGATGACCGTCGGCCGCGCCAGCGTGGAATCGGCATCCAGCGCCTCGTCGACTCCGTCCATCGCCGCCTCCATCATGTCGCGGCCGCCGGCCGCATGGACGTTGAACATGTCGACGCCGAGGCGGGTGACGCTGTTCGCTCCGCCTTTGATCGTGTTCGGAATATCATGCATCTTCACGTCCAGGAACACTTTGTAGCCGCGCCGCTTCAGGCTGCGGACGAAGTCCGGACCCGCCGCATAGAACAGCTGCATGCCTACTTTCATATAACAAGGAATGCCTTCAAGCGCCGCCAGCAGCTTCTCGGCCGAAGCCGCGTCCGGGTAATCCAGCGCGACCATTACCTTGCCCGCCGCCTGCTCGCGGCTCAACGTTTGTACGCTCATGGGTGCTCCTCCTCAACGTATAGTACGGACATAGAGAACGGCCATCCGCCGCAGCCCTGAGCCGGAACCGCCTTGGGAGGCGTTCCGGCGCAAAGCCGCGGAGCTGGCCGTACCTGATGGAATTATTGCAGCGCCGGCATCGGATTGGAGCTGAAGTTGATCGTCTCCAGCATCTTAAGCAGCGCGCGGACCGTATCGAGCGACGTCATGCAGACGACGCCGTTCTCGACCGCCTCGCGGCGGATGCGGAAGCCGTCGCGCTCCGGCGTCTTGCCTTTGGTGAGCGTATTGAAGACGAACTGCGCCTGGCCGCTGCGGATGAGGTCGAGGATATTCGGCGAGCCCTCGCTCAGCTTGTTCACATGCTGGACGATGATGCCCGCTTTCTCCAGGGACTCCGCCGTGCCGCCGGTCGCGATGATCTTGTAGCCGATGGCGTAGAAGCCTTTCAGCAGCTCGATCGCTTCTTCCTTGTCCTTGTCGGCGACGGTGGCGATGATCGACCCTTGCAGGGGAATCTTCATTCCGGCCCCGATAAGGCCTTTGTACAGAGCCTTCGCGTACTGCTCGTCGCGGCCCATGACCTCGCCGGTCGACTTCATCTCCGGCGTCAGCGTCGGGTCGACGCGGCGCAGCTTGGCGAAGCTGAATACCGGCACCTTGACGGAGACGAAGCTGTCTTCCGGCCACAGGCCGTCGACATGGCCGAGCTCGGCCAGCTTCGTGCCGAGAATGGCGCGTGTCGCGAGGTTCGCCATCGGCAGGCCCGTCACCTTGCTGAGGAACGGAACCGTGCGCGAGGAACGCGGGTTGACTTCAATGACATAGGCCTTGTCGTTATGGATGACGAACTGGATGTTGACCAGGCCGACGACCTTGAGCGCCTTGGCGATCGAGATCGTGATGTCGATAATCTGCTGTTTGATATCCGCGGAGAGCGACTGCGGCGGATAGACCGCGATGGAGTCTCCGGAGTGGACGCCTGCACGCTCGACATGCTCCATGATGCCCGGGATGACGACCGTCTCGCCGTCGCAGATCGCGTCGACCTCGGCTTCCTTGCCGAGCATGTAGCGGTCGATCAGCACCGGATGCTCCGGATTGATCTTCACCGCCTCAGCCATGTAGCCGACCAGCTCCTCGTCGGAGTAGACGATTTCCATCGCGCGGCCGCCGAGCACGTAGGAAGGACGGACCAGCACCGGATAGCCGAGGCGTCCTGCCGTAACGACCGCTTCCTCGAGGTTGGTCACCGTGCTGCCTTCCGGCTGGGCGATGTCCAGGCTGCGGAGAAGCGCTTCGAATTTCTTGCGGTCTTCCGCGGTGTCGATGCTCTCCAGGCTGGAGCCGAGAATGCGCACGCCGGCGGCAGCCAGCGGAGCCGCCAGGTTGATCGCCGTCTGGCCGCCGAATTGCACGATGACGCCGATCGGCTTCTCCTGCTCGATGACATTCATCACGTCCTCGAAGAAGAGAGGCTCGAAGTACAGGCGGTCCGACGTGCTGAAGTCGGTCGACACCGTCTCCGGGTTGTTGTTGATGATGACGGCTTCATAGCCGGCGTTCTGGATCGCCCACACCGCATGCACGGTGGAATAGTCGAACTCGATGCCCTGGCCGATGCGGATCGGGCCGGAGCCGAGCACGAGCACCTTCTCCTTGTCCGACTCCAGCACCTCGTTCTCGACCTCGTACGTGGAGTAGTAGTATGGAGTCGTCGCCTCGAACTCGGCGGCGCAGGTATCGACCATCTTGTACACCGGGCGCAGCTCCTGCTCGTGGCGGAATGTGCGGATTTCCGCTTCCGCCGTCATCGTCGACTGGCTGCCCTCGCGGCGGATCTCGGCGATCGAGCGGTCGGAGAAGCCCTTGCGCTTCGCCTGGTACAGCAGCTCCTTGGTCAGGCCGGGGGCGCGGCGAAGCTCGTCCTCGAAGGCGACGATGCCTTCGATCTTGTCGAGGAACCACCAGTCGACCTTCGTGATGTCCTGGATGTCGGCGAGCGTCCAGCCGCGGCGGAACGCTTCGGCGATGAGGAACATGCGCTCGTCGTCGGGCTTGGCCAGGCGGGCATGAAGCACTTCGTCGGACAAGCCGGCGGCGTCCTTCAAGTGGAAGCGATGGGCGCCGATCTCAAGCGAGCGGATCGCCTTGTGCATCGATTCCTCGAAGGTGCGGCCGATCGCCATCACTTCGCCGGTCGCCTTCATCTGCGTGCCGAGCTTCCGGTTGGCGCCCGTGAACTTGTCGAACGGCCAGCGCGGAATTTTGGACACGATGTAGTCGAGCGTCGGCTCGAAGCAGGCATAGGTTTGTCCCGTAACCGGGTTGACAATCTCGTCCAGCGTATAGCCGACGGCGATCTTCGCCGCCATCTTGGCGATCGGGTAGCCGGTCGCCTTGGAGGCGAGCGCCGAGGAGCGGCTGACGCGCGGGTTGACCTCGATGACGTAGTATTGGAAGCTGAACGGATCCAGCGCGAACTGCACGTTGCAGCCGCCCTCGATGTTCAGGGCGCGGATGATCTTCAGCGAGGCGGAGCGCAGCATCTGGTACTCGCGGTCCGACAGCGTCTGGCTCGGCGCTACGACGATGGAATCGCCCGTATGCACGCCGACCGGATCGAAGTTCTCCATGTTGCAGACGACGATGCAGTTGTCGTTGGCGTCGCGCATGACCTCGTACTCGACTTCCTTCATGCCGGCGATCGATTTCTCGATCAGGCACTGGCCGA encodes:
- the pyrE gene encoding orotate phosphoribosyltransferase, with translation MSTIQLESLPREIAAKLLEIGAVALRPEEPFTWTSGLKSPIYCDNRLTMSYPEIRELIAEGFAAVIRRNYPDADAIAGTATAGIPHAAWAAQKLNLPMSYIRDKAKGHGKQNLIEGRIAAGQKVVVIEDLISTGGSSLKAAQAVREAGAEVLAVLAIFTYQFKQASDAFAEASVPLETLSSYSALIDVAAERGVVRSGQIDSLKAWREDPQGYGK
- the pyrF gene encoding orotidine-5'-phosphate decarboxylase codes for the protein MSVQTLSREQAAGKVMVALDYPDAASAEKLLAALEGIPCYMKVGMQLFYAAGPDFVRSLKRRGYKVFLDVKMHDIPNTIKGGANSVTRLGVDMFNVHAAGGRDMMEAAMDGVDEALDADSTLARPTVIAVTQLTSTSLEMLNDEIGILGSMEEAVKRYALLAIASGLDGVVASPHEVTLVKDFCGPTFQTVTPGIRPSGADIGDQSRVMTPSEALRAGTDYMVVGRPITKAADPRAAIESIIEELIKP
- the carB gene encoding carbamoyl-phosphate synthase large subunit, with protein sequence MPRNNLLKKILVIGSGPIVIGQAAEFDYAGTQACQALKEEGYEVVLINSNPATIMTDTNMADKVYIEPITLDFVSQIIRQERPDGLLPTLGGQTGLNMAVELARAGVLERENVKLLGTQLSAIEKAEDRDLFRDLMRELEQPVPESVIVTTVEEAVDFANSIGYPIIVRPAYTLGGTGGGICASEEELLETVSSGIRYSPIGQCLIEKSIAGMKEVEYEVMRDANDNCIVVCNMENFDPVGVHTGDSIVVAPSQTLSDREYQMLRSASLKIIRALNIEGGCNVQFALDPFSFQYYVIEVNPRVSRSSALASKATGYPIAKMAAKIAVGYTLDEIVNPVTGQTYACFEPTLDYIVSKIPRWPFDKFTGANRKLGTQMKATGEVMAIGRTFEESMHKAIRSLEIGAHRFHLKDAAGLSDEVLHARLAKPDDERMFLIAEAFRRGWTLADIQDITKVDWWFLDKIEGIVAFEDELRRAPGLTKELLYQAKRKGFSDRSIAEIRREGSQSTMTAEAEIRTFRHEQELRPVYKMVDTCAAEFEATTPYYYSTYEVENEVLESDKEKVLVLGSGPIRIGQGIEFDYSTVHAVWAIQNAGYEAVIINNNPETVSTDFSTSDRLYFEPLFFEDVMNVIEQEKPIGVIVQFGGQTAINLAAPLAAAGVRILGSSLESIDTAEDRKKFEALLRSLDIAQPEGSTVTNLEEAVVTAGRLGYPVLVRPSYVLGGRAMEIVYSDEELVGYMAEAVKINPEHPVLIDRYMLGKEAEVDAICDGETVVIPGIMEHVERAGVHSGDSIAVYPPQSLSADIKQQIIDITISIAKALKVVGLVNIQFVIHNDKAYVIEVNPRSSRTVPFLSKVTGLPMANLATRAILGTKLAELGHVDGLWPEDSFVSVKVPVFSFAKLRRVDPTLTPEMKSTGEVMGRDEQYAKALYKGLIGAGMKIPLQGSIIATVADKDKEEAIELLKGFYAIGYKIIATGGTAESLEKAGIIVQHVNKLSEGSPNILDLIRSGQAQFVFNTLTKGKTPERDGFRIRREAVENGVVCMTSLDTVRALLKMLETINFSSNPMPALQ